Proteins encoded by one window of Dryocola sp. LX212:
- the osmX gene encoding osmoprotectant ABC transporter substrate-binding protein OsmX, whose amino-acid sequence MNPLKRLVTAIAATTLLAGAAHADPIVLATKSFTEQHILSAMTTQYLQKKGFQVTPKTNIATVISRNAMINKQIDMTWEYTGTSLIIFNHINKRMTPQESYDTVKRLDGKLGLVWLKPADMNNTYAFAMQRKRAEKENINTMSELVARIEHIRQTDPNNNWMLGLDLEFSGRSDGMKPLQQAYNMPLERSQIRQMDPGLVYNAVRDGFVDAGLIYTTDGRVKGFDLKVLEDDKGFFPSYAVTPVVRKDTLEANPGLEEAMNTLSSQLNNDVISTLNAKVDIDHETPQQVAREFLQQKGLL is encoded by the coding sequence ATGAATCCCTTAAAACGTCTGGTAACGGCCATTGCCGCCACGACTTTGCTGGCCGGAGCGGCCCACGCCGACCCCATTGTGCTGGCGACCAAAAGCTTTACCGAACAGCATATTCTTTCGGCTATGACCACCCAGTATTTGCAAAAGAAGGGGTTTCAGGTCACCCCTAAAACCAACATCGCCACGGTAATTTCCCGTAATGCGATGATCAACAAGCAGATCGATATGACCTGGGAGTACACCGGGACGTCGCTGATTATCTTTAACCACATCAACAAGCGCATGACGCCGCAGGAGTCTTACGACACTGTCAAAAGGCTGGATGGCAAGCTTGGTCTGGTGTGGCTTAAACCTGCGGATATGAACAACACCTACGCCTTTGCCATGCAGCGTAAGCGCGCCGAGAAAGAAAACATCAACACCATGTCGGAGCTGGTTGCCAGAATCGAACATATTCGCCAGACCGATCCGAATAACAACTGGATGCTGGGGCTGGACCTGGAGTTCTCCGGGCGCAGCGACGGCATGAAGCCGCTGCAGCAGGCCTACAACATGCCGCTGGAGCGATCGCAAATCCGCCAGATGGACCCGGGCCTGGTTTACAACGCGGTGCGCGACGGCTTTGTTGATGCCGGACTTATCTACACCACGGACGGCCGCGTGAAGGGTTTCGACCTCAAGGTACTGGAGGATGATAAAGGCTTCTTCCCGAGCTACGCCGTCACGCCGGTGGTGCGCAAAGATACCCTGGAAGCGAATCCAGGACTGGAAGAGGCGATGAACACCCTCTCCTCCCAGCTTAATAATGACGTGATTTCCACCCTGAACGCGAAAGTGGATATCGACCATGAAACCCCGCAGCAGGTCGCCCGCGAGTTCCTGCAGCAGAAAGGCTTGCTCTAA
- the osmW gene encoding osmoprotectant ABC transporter permease OsmW, translating into MDTLHYMIDNAGYLGSLTLQHLWLVLMAVGLAIIIGVPLGILIVRHKWLATPVLGIATIVLTIPSIALFGLMIPLFSMVGQGIGVLPAITAVFLYSLLPIVRNTHTALDSLPPGLREAGRGIGMTFWQRLRWVEIPMALPVIFGGIRTAVVMNIGVMAIAAVIGAGGLGLLLLNGIGGSDIRMLIAGAVMICVLAIVLDWLLHRLQLVLTPKGIR; encoded by the coding sequence ATGGACACGTTGCATTACATGATTGATAACGCCGGTTACCTGGGCAGCCTGACATTGCAGCACCTCTGGCTGGTGCTGATGGCCGTGGGCCTGGCGATAATTATTGGCGTGCCGCTGGGCATTCTTATCGTCCGTCACAAATGGCTGGCTACGCCGGTGCTGGGCATCGCCACCATCGTGCTGACCATTCCGTCCATCGCCCTGTTTGGCCTGATGATCCCGCTGTTTTCGATGGTCGGTCAGGGCATTGGCGTGCTGCCCGCCATCACCGCAGTGTTCTTATATTCGCTGCTGCCGATTGTGCGCAACACCCACACCGCGCTCGACAGCCTGCCGCCGGGCCTGCGTGAAGCGGGACGAGGCATCGGCATGACGTTCTGGCAGCGTCTGCGCTGGGTTGAAATCCCTATGGCCCTGCCCGTTATTTTTGGCGGTATCCGTACCGCCGTAGTGATGAACATTGGTGTAATGGCCATCGCCGCCGTGATCGGCGCAGGCGGTCTGGGTTTATTACTGCTTAATGGTATCGGCGGCAGCGATATTCGTATGCTGATTGCCGGAGCCGTCATGATTTGTGTTTTAGCCATTGTGCTGGACTGGCTGCTTCATCGCCTGCAGCTGGTACTGACACCGAAGGGGATCCGATAA
- the osmY gene encoding osmoprotectant ABC transporter permease OsmY encodes MQNASFVKRTLLGALALIVVLGLLVWGIGPDIIRARKVDLLYLGQQHLILVFSSMALALLVGIPSGIMLSRPAARRWAEYVMQIFNVGNTLPPLAVLALAMVILGIGDKPAIIALFLASLLPIVRNTYAGLCGVPASLIEAANGIGMTKWQRLRQVELPNAWPVILSGIRIATAINVGTAPLAFLIGASSYGELIFPGIYLNDFPTLILGAAATALFALILDIALAGLGRVLSPHIAK; translated from the coding sequence AAAACGTACCCTTTTGGGTGCTCTGGCGCTGATTGTCGTGCTCGGGCTGCTGGTCTGGGGAATCGGGCCGGATATCATCCGGGCGCGAAAAGTCGATTTACTGTATCTGGGGCAGCAGCATCTGATTTTAGTCTTCAGCTCTATGGCGCTTGCGCTGCTGGTGGGCATTCCGAGCGGCATTATGCTCAGCCGCCCCGCCGCCCGCCGCTGGGCTGAATACGTGATGCAGATCTTCAACGTCGGCAACACTTTGCCGCCGCTTGCCGTTCTCGCGCTGGCGATGGTGATTCTGGGCATCGGCGACAAACCGGCGATTATCGCCCTCTTCCTGGCCTCTTTATTACCGATTGTCCGCAATACCTATGCGGGATTGTGCGGCGTGCCCGCCTCGCTTATCGAAGCGGCAAACGGCATCGGGATGACCAAATGGCAGCGCCTGCGTCAGGTGGAACTGCCAAACGCCTGGCCGGTCATTCTTTCCGGCATCCGCATTGCGACCGCCATCAACGTGGGTACCGCCCCGCTGGCGTTCCTGATTGGCGCAAGCAGCTACGGCGAGCTTATCTTCCCCGGCATCTATCTGAATGATTTCCCGACGCTGATCCTCGGCGCGGCGGCGACGGCTCTGTTTGCGCTGATCCTGGATATAGCCCTGGCGGGCCTGGGCCGCGTACTGAGCCCGCACATCGCGAAATAA
- the hisD gene encoding histidinol dehydrogenase yields MGAISEADVQFLKRPQGQDAQADRTLTDTVHNIIEQVKTRGDAALRDFSAKFDKTVPDSFEVSADEIKAALADLDPQTRRDSEFAIAQVKRFAQAQLATMKPLEVETLPGVHLGHRIIPIEKVGCYVPGGRYPILSAPVMSIVPAVVAGCDEIIACLPPGAHPAMIAVCHLAGAHRIFKVGGAQAIAAMAWGTESVPVVDKVVGPGNAFVNEAKRQVFGKVGIDALAGPSEIYVIADDSANPQILAADLLAQAEHDVHTRVGMATTSERIASETLSEIERQLKTLPTAVTAGEAWRRQGEIVICRDEEQLIAWADHMATEHLQVHTRDPHATASKIRNYGSLFIGQNASVVFSDKCCGTNHTLPTMAAARYTGGLWVGAYVKICTHQWIDDHGIAAIAEPAIRQSRTEGMQAHRRAAEIRLRPDEIEGITGGKRD; encoded by the coding sequence ATGGGCGCAATCAGTGAAGCAGACGTGCAGTTTCTTAAACGCCCGCAGGGGCAGGACGCGCAGGCGGACAGGACGCTGACGGACACCGTTCATAACATTATCGAACAGGTAAAGACGCGAGGGGACGCCGCGCTGCGGGACTTTTCGGCGAAGTTTGATAAAACCGTGCCGGACAGCTTTGAAGTATCGGCAGACGAGATCAAAGCGGCACTGGCGGATCTCGACCCGCAGACCCGCAGGGACAGCGAGTTTGCCATTGCCCAGGTGAAGCGGTTTGCCCAGGCGCAGCTGGCAACCATGAAGCCGCTGGAGGTGGAAACGCTGCCTGGCGTGCATCTGGGGCACCGCATTATCCCTATCGAAAAGGTCGGCTGCTACGTGCCGGGCGGGCGCTATCCCATCTTGTCCGCGCCGGTGATGTCCATAGTGCCGGCCGTGGTGGCAGGCTGTGACGAGATTATTGCCTGTCTGCCGCCGGGCGCGCATCCGGCGATGATCGCCGTTTGCCACCTGGCCGGGGCGCACCGAATCTTTAAGGTCGGTGGTGCGCAGGCGATTGCCGCCATGGCGTGGGGCACGGAGTCCGTGCCGGTGGTGGATAAAGTTGTCGGGCCGGGCAACGCCTTCGTCAACGAAGCCAAGCGCCAGGTATTTGGTAAGGTAGGAATTGACGCCCTGGCAGGCCCGAGCGAAATCTACGTGATTGCTGACGACAGCGCGAATCCGCAGATATTAGCCGCCGACCTGCTGGCGCAGGCGGAGCACGACGTTCATACACGCGTAGGCATGGCGACGACCAGCGAGCGTATCGCCAGCGAAACCCTCAGCGAAATCGAACGCCAGCTCAAAACGCTGCCAACGGCGGTAACGGCGGGGGAAGCGTGGCGACGTCAGGGCGAGATTGTGATTTGCCGCGATGAGGAGCAGCTGATTGCATGGGCGGACCATATGGCAACGGAGCATCTCCAGGTCCATACCCGCGATCCGCACGCCACGGCGAGCAAAATCCGCAACTACGGCTCACTGTTTATCGGCCAGAACGCAAGCGTGGTTTTCTCTGATAAATGCTGTGGCACCAACCACACGCTGCCAACGATGGCCGCCGCGCGCTATACCGGTGGTCTGTGGGTGGGCGCATACGTGAAGATCTGCACGCATCAGTGGATTGACGACCACGGCATCGCGGCGATTGCGGAACCGGCGATTCGCCAGAGCCGTACCGAAGGCATGCAGGCGCACCGCCGTGCGGCAGAAATTCGTTTACGTCCGGATGAAATTGAAGGGATCACGGGCGGCAAGCGGGATTAA
- the osmV gene encoding osmoprotectant ABC transporter ATP-binding protein OsmV gives MIKLENLTKQFVQKNGQSMNAVDNISLNVPEGEMCVLLGPSGCGKTTTLKMINRLIAPTSGNILINGKNTNELDTVTLRRNIGYVIQQIGLFPNMTIEENITVVPRMLGWDKARCKERASELMSMVALDPKKFLHRYPREMSGGQQQRIGVIRALAADPPVLLMDEPFGAVDPINREVIQNEFLDMQRQLKKTVMLVSHDIDEALKLGDRIAVFRQGKIVQCASPDELLAKPANEFVGSFVGQDRTLKRLLLVQAGDVTDQQPTITARESTPLPEAFGTMDDNDMRSITVVDSDGKPLGFVKRREARGATGVCSEMLHPFRITGRAEDNLRIVLSKLYEHNMVWMPITDEDGRYSGEISQDYIADYLSSGKTRRALNIYQP, from the coding sequence ATGATAAAACTAGAAAACCTCACCAAACAGTTCGTTCAGAAGAACGGTCAGAGTATGAATGCGGTTGATAACATCAGCCTTAACGTGCCCGAAGGGGAAATGTGCGTACTGCTCGGCCCTTCCGGCTGCGGTAAAACCACCACGCTTAAGATGATTAACCGTCTTATTGCCCCGACCAGCGGCAATATCCTGATTAACGGTAAAAATACCAACGAGCTGGATACGGTAACGCTGCGCCGCAATATCGGCTACGTGATCCAGCAGATCGGCCTGTTCCCCAACATGACCATTGAAGAGAATATCACGGTCGTGCCGCGCATGCTGGGCTGGGACAAAGCCCGCTGCAAAGAGCGCGCCAGCGAATTAATGAGCATGGTGGCGTTGGATCCGAAAAAATTCCTGCATCGCTACCCGCGCGAAATGTCCGGCGGCCAGCAGCAGCGCATCGGCGTTATTCGTGCGCTGGCGGCGGATCCTCCGGTACTGCTGATGGATGAACCGTTCGGCGCGGTCGACCCGATCAACCGCGAAGTGATCCAGAACGAGTTCCTGGACATGCAGCGCCAGCTGAAGAAAACCGTCATGCTGGTAAGCCACGATATTGACGAGGCGTTGAAACTTGGCGACCGCATCGCGGTATTCCGCCAGGGTAAAATCGTGCAGTGCGCAAGCCCGGACGAGCTGCTGGCAAAACCGGCCAACGAATTTGTCGGCTCGTTTGTCGGCCAGGACCGTACCCTCAAGCGTCTGCTATTGGTACAGGCGGGCGACGTTACGGATCAACAACCGACGATTACCGCCCGTGAATCCACCCCGCTGCCGGAAGCTTTCGGCACCATGGACGATAACGATATGCGTTCAATTACGGTGGTAGACAGCGACGGCAAGCCGCTGGGCTTTGTAAAACGCCGGGAAGCACGAGGCGCAACCGGGGTCTGCTCGGAAATGCTGCACCCGTTCCGCATCACCGGGCGAGCGGAAGATAATCTGCGTATCGTGCTGTCGAAGCTGTACGAACACAACATGGTGTGGATGCCGATTACGGATGAGGACGGACGCTACAGCGGGGAAATTTCGCAGGATTATATCGCGGACTACCTCAGCTCCGGCAAGACCCGCCGGGCATTGAATATTTATCAGCCATAA